One part of the Nostoc sp. PCC 7120 = FACHB-418 genome encodes these proteins:
- a CDS encoding SRPBCC family protein — translation MKAHHILKVTKQYNPTEDLEFNPDLDGELVAGADNLPSVEIQVEKIADRQRQITARVQIPQPVEQVWQVLTNYEALADFIPNLAKSSLLEHPNGGIRLEQVGSQRLLNFKFCARVVLDLEEYFPKEINFQMVEGDFKGFSGNWCLQPYALGNVIGTDLCYTIQVWPKLTMPITIIERRLSQDLRSNLLAIYQRVECLANQSL, via the coding sequence ATGAAAGCACACCATATTCTGAAAGTGACTAAACAATACAACCCTACAGAAGACTTGGAATTTAACCCCGATTTAGATGGCGAATTGGTTGCAGGTGCAGACAACCTACCATCTGTAGAAATCCAAGTTGAGAAAATCGCTGATCGACAACGGCAAATTACGGCTAGAGTCCAAATTCCCCAACCAGTGGAACAAGTTTGGCAGGTACTCACAAATTATGAAGCCTTAGCTGACTTCATTCCCAACCTCGCTAAAAGTTCCCTACTTGAGCATCCCAATGGTGGTATTCGACTTGAACAAGTAGGCTCTCAACGCTTACTCAATTTCAAATTTTGCGCCCGTGTGGTTCTAGATTTGGAAGAATACTTCCCCAAGGAAATAAATTTCCAAATGGTTGAGGGAGATTTTAAAGGCTTTTCAGGTAATTGGTGTTTACAGCCTTATGCTCTCGGTAATGTAATTGGTACTGATCTGTGCTACACAATCCAAGTTTGGCCTAAGTTGACTATGCCAATCACTATTATTGAGCGTCGTCTGAGTCAGGATCTTAGGTCTAACCTGCTGGCAATTTACCAAAGGGTAGAGTGTTTAGCTAACCAGAGTCTCTAG
- a CDS encoding GAF domain-containing sensor histidine kinase yields the protein MKKRLLLPPQYPDGPERLQPYPVKLMQHQEETAQELAHKINHIVASRPATAAMLQEIAHLVGTATNVDCCCLVTVTNEESTETTTANWCSDEFLGVPLSNEMFSTERFLMELPVLQCAVEPRNIDEISIIRNSLVVGCQHLPLPIKAVLAISTRFGGKTNGVISLIKFQSHDWDDSAKNILKTIEASCAIAFSQLTQAQLISSQQQHLQKSNQHQSLIKQLTILSRSNLELNQMLQLAIASTAECLQADRGLLILLKYTDPLFRTPIKKQIPQAKADVVGEWRKENANQTDSFSGSFSLADCGLCQRVFQDAGKPVIINDYSEIQDTYTVAPLFAITELPAVLLMPLENQGKILGFLVLQQGVARNWQQSELNLVEMVCAQVSNAIIQSKTLRQVQTLVDERTAKLQSSLELQAKLHERTRQYVEQLRELNQLKDEFMSNISDRLRYPLTNMMMSIKNLRLPGIPAERQVKYLEILENECAKEINLINDLLTLQKLESEQEPPRVENINLNAKIQDLRDSLASKMAGKGLSIDLDIPDEPLKLQTELESFDRILHELLNNAYTYSERDTIVHLHASHQVDQLVDQVMIKVTNTGRGISEQEATYIFDRFRRGRGGRWTPGTGLGLALVKSLVQHLNGAIAVESNPIPGSQLSEICFTLTLPQFSDESTPYSESD from the coding sequence ATGAAAAAGCGTTTATTATTGCCGCCACAGTACCCCGATGGACCAGAGCGACTACAACCCTACCCAGTCAAACTGATGCAACATCAGGAAGAAACAGCCCAGGAGTTGGCACACAAGATCAATCACATCGTTGCCAGTCGTCCAGCAACAGCAGCAATGCTGCAAGAGATAGCCCACTTGGTGGGGACTGCCACAAATGTAGATTGTTGCTGCTTGGTGACAGTTACCAATGAGGAATCCACGGAAACAACAACAGCTAACTGGTGTTCTGATGAATTTCTAGGAGTACCTCTGTCTAATGAGATGTTCTCTACAGAACGTTTCTTGATGGAATTACCGGTTTTGCAATGTGCAGTAGAACCACGCAATATTGATGAGATTTCCATCATCCGCAATAGTTTGGTGGTGGGATGTCAACATTTGCCATTACCAATCAAAGCCGTGTTGGCAATTTCTACCCGCTTTGGTGGCAAAACTAATGGGGTAATTAGTCTGATTAAATTCCAATCTCATGATTGGGATGATTCAGCAAAAAACATTTTGAAGACGATAGAAGCATCTTGTGCGATCGCTTTTTCTCAATTAACCCAAGCACAGTTGATTTCCTCTCAGCAGCAACACCTACAAAAGAGTAATCAACATCAGAGCTTAATTAAACAATTAACTATACTAAGTCGTAGCAATTTGGAGTTAAATCAAATGCTCCAACTGGCCATAGCATCTACTGCCGAATGTTTACAAGCAGATCGAGGTTTGCTGATTCTACTGAAATATACAGATCCACTATTTAGAACTCCCATTAAAAAACAAATTCCTCAAGCTAAAGCTGATGTTGTTGGTGAATGGCGCAAGGAAAATGCCAATCAAACAGATTCCTTTTCTGGATCTTTCTCTTTGGCTGATTGCGGGTTATGTCAAAGGGTGTTCCAAGATGCGGGTAAGCCAGTCATCATTAATGATTACTCGGAAATACAGGATACCTATACCGTTGCTCCTTTATTTGCCATTACAGAACTGCCAGCAGTCCTATTAATGCCATTAGAGAACCAAGGCAAAATATTAGGATTTTTAGTCTTACAGCAGGGTGTGGCGCGTAACTGGCAACAGTCTGAGTTAAATTTGGTGGAAATGGTTTGCGCTCAAGTGAGCAATGCCATTATTCAATCAAAAACACTGCGGCAAGTCCAGACTTTAGTAGATGAGCGCACGGCAAAGCTCCAAAGTAGCTTGGAACTGCAAGCAAAACTTCATGAGAGAACGCGGCAATATGTGGAGCAGTTGCGGGAACTGAACCAGCTCAAAGACGAATTTATGAGCAACATCAGCGATCGCCTGCGCTACCCGTTGACGAATATGATGATGTCAATCAAAAATCTGCGTCTCCCAGGAATCCCCGCAGAGCGTCAGGTGAAATACTTAGAGATTCTAGAGAACGAATGCGCTAAGGAAATCAACTTAATTAATGACTTGCTGACTCTCCAGAAATTAGAGTCTGAGCAAGAACCACCAAGGGTGGAAAATATCAATTTAAACGCCAAAATTCAAGACTTAAGGGATTCTTTAGCCAGCAAAATGGCAGGTAAAGGATTGAGTATAGATTTAGACATACCGGATGAACCGTTAAAACTCCAAACCGAATTGGAAAGTTTTGATCGCATCCTGCATGAGCTACTAAATAATGCCTATACATACTCGGAGCGTGACACTATCGTTCACCTGCACGCCAGTCATCAAGTTGATCAGCTTGTTGATCAAGTTATGATTAAAGTGACTAACACAGGACGTGGCATCTCCGAACAAGAGGCTACCTATATATTTGATAGGTTCCGTCGCGGTAGAGGAGGTCGCTGGACTCCAGGGACTGGCTTGGGACTCGCTTTAGTTAAGTCCTTAGTACAGCATTTAAACGGGGCGATCGCAGTTGAGAGCAACCCTATTCCCGGTTCTCAACTCAGCGAAATTTGTTTTACCCTAACTTTGCCCCAGTTTTCTGATGAAAGCACACCATATTCTGAAAGTGACTAA
- a CDS encoding HNH endonuclease, with product MAITIPVLEQSVVVFSQNYLPLCRVNIKRAIVLLLTNKAEPLVGYTENGWRVHSPSLIIDVPKHIRLKITSVERTWKVPPVNRREILRRDHHSCQYCGSRKHLTLDHVIPRSRGGSHTWDNVVAACERCNSRKGDRTPAEVGMQLRTKPKPPVHPAVAFAVSDAWRDSATQFWIDMQANLE from the coding sequence GTGGCTATCACAATACCAGTGTTAGAGCAATCTGTGGTGGTATTTTCGCAAAATTACTTGCCACTGTGTCGGGTCAATATCAAACGGGCGATCGTCCTGTTATTAACAAACAAAGCTGAACCATTAGTTGGTTATACAGAAAATGGGTGGCGAGTCCATTCACCTAGTTTGATAATTGATGTACCAAAACATATCCGCTTAAAAATCACCTCTGTTGAGAGGACATGGAAAGTTCCGCCTGTGAATCGGCGAGAAATTTTGCGGCGAGATCATCACAGTTGTCAATATTGCGGTAGCAGGAAGCATCTCACCTTAGATCATGTGATTCCCCGGTCTAGAGGTGGTTCTCACACTTGGGATAACGTGGTTGCGGCTTGTGAAAGATGTAACTCGCGTAAGGGAGACCGAACACCGGCAGAAGTTGGTATGCAGTTGCGTACTAAGCCAAAACCACCAGTCCACCCGGCAGTAGCTTTTGCAGTCAGCGACGCTTGGCGTGATAGCGCCACACAGTTTTGGATAGATATGCAGGCAAACCTGGAGTAA
- a CDS encoding alr0857 family protein codes for MLKLTYTENSFYLECFTLSLEEWVAQRVIFTLRLGQNLCVQPSTASFLLPVDLPGIEALKAEAIRADSEIIDLVTCDPEYLEITLRGSWLSDGSEDADGVFVTHMSDRTEFFLHKLWHAAQACASVMSE; via the coding sequence ATGCTGAAATTAACTTACACAGAGAACAGCTTTTATTTGGAATGTTTCACATTGTCTTTGGAGGAATGGGTAGCGCAACGAGTAATTTTTACACTCCGGCTAGGTCAAAACTTGTGCGTCCAACCCAGCACCGCTTCCTTTTTGTTACCTGTAGATTTACCGGGAATTGAAGCGCTAAAAGCAGAAGCCATAAGGGCTGACAGTGAAATCATTGACTTGGTGACTTGTGATCCTGAGTATCTGGAAATAACTTTGCGGGGTTCTTGGTTGTCAGATGGTTCTGAAGATGCTGATGGCGTGTTTGTGACTCACATGAGCGATCGCACCGAATTTTTTCTACATAAACTCTGGCACGCAGCTCAAGCCTGTGCTTCTGTGATGAGCGAATAA
- a CDS encoding DUF4870 domain-containing protein — MESFEQRKLLSALSHGAIFFSSTIVSIGIPIAILLLNEDPVVKENAKESLNFHINLYIYGIIFGLLIFIGIGIVLLIGLWAVSIIMPIIAIIKVVNTPNVPYRYPFMFRLV; from the coding sequence ATGGAAAGCTTCGAGCAACGCAAATTGTTATCTGCTCTGAGTCACGGAGCAATATTTTTTAGTTCTACGATAGTCTCTATTGGTATACCCATTGCAATTTTATTGCTCAATGAAGACCCTGTGGTGAAAGAAAATGCCAAGGAATCTCTGAATTTCCACATTAACCTTTACATATACGGCATTATATTTGGATTACTAATTTTTATCGGCATTGGCATTGTATTGCTTATAGGTTTATGGGCAGTCAGTATCATCATGCCCATCATTGCCATTATTAAGGTTGTCAATACGCCAAATGTACCTTATCGCTATCCATTTATGTTTCGTTTAGTGTAA
- the lnt gene encoding apolipoprotein N-acyltransferase: protein MRKKLSKQQGERLISLLPPLITLTSGIFMGLTVAPFAAWFLAWIALAPLWIFVVSSKRKNYPPSSLLLLGLTWGIGYHGVALFWITGIHPMDWLGVPWWPSLAITIFCWSFISFYGGLFGAIWAACLTHISEQKSWLRILIGTAMWCVLESLWSAGPLWWSSLAYTQSPHNLAILHLGQISGPNLVTAAIVSVNGIVAEAWLNRKQGLLGRYLAIATGLLITLHLIGFGLYTAPIAKSSDTALKVGIVQGNIPNKIKLLPQGLSRAITGYTDGYLTLVNQGVEAVLTPEGALPFFQRNLPTTPLVSAVREKGVVAWIGAFGDRGRSYTNSLFTVNSQGEITSRYDKSKLVPLGEYIPFEGIIGGLVQRLSPLDEHQVHGSPNQIFDTPFGRAIVGICYESAFPEVFRSQAAAGGQFILSSSNDAHYSAAMPFQHHAQDIMRAIETDRWSARATNTGYSAFVDPHGRTLWISGYNTYETHAETIYRRQTQNLYVRWGDWFTPLLVGLSFLGWSLNIFWRNDANANSKLR from the coding sequence ATGAGGAAGAAGCTGAGTAAACAGCAGGGAGAGAGACTTATTTCCCTGCTCCCTCCCCTAATTACCCTAACTAGTGGCATATTCATGGGGCTAACGGTAGCCCCTTTTGCTGCATGGTTTCTAGCTTGGATTGCCCTAGCCCCTCTATGGATATTCGTAGTTTCTAGTAAAAGAAAAAACTATCCCCCCTCATCTCTTCTCCTCCTGGGATTGACCTGGGGTATCGGCTATCACGGTGTAGCCCTCTTTTGGATTACCGGTATTCATCCTATGGATTGGTTGGGTGTTCCCTGGTGGCCGAGTTTGGCAATCACCATATTTTGCTGGTCATTTATTAGCTTCTATGGTGGTTTATTTGGCGCTATTTGGGCAGCTTGCTTAACTCATATTTCTGAACAAAAATCCTGGCTGCGTATCCTTATTGGTACAGCTATGTGGTGTGTTTTAGAAAGCCTATGGAGTGCCGGGCCTTTGTGGTGGAGTTCCCTAGCTTATACCCAATCACCCCATAACCTGGCAATTCTGCACTTGGGGCAAATCTCCGGGCCGAATCTCGTCACAGCAGCAATTGTCAGCGTCAATGGTATAGTTGCTGAGGCGTGGCTCAATCGCAAACAGGGCTTGCTAGGTAGATATTTAGCAATAGCCACCGGATTATTAATTACCCTACATCTAATTGGTTTCGGCTTATATACCGCCCCTATTGCCAAATCATCAGACACAGCATTAAAGGTAGGAATTGTTCAGGGGAATATTCCCAATAAAATTAAGTTGCTTCCCCAGGGATTGAGCCGTGCCATTACAGGCTACACCGATGGATATTTAACTCTAGTAAACCAAGGTGTAGAAGCAGTTCTCACTCCAGAAGGCGCATTACCATTTTTCCAACGAAATCTGCCCACAACACCCCTAGTTTCAGCCGTGCGGGAAAAAGGTGTAGTTGCTTGGATAGGTGCTTTTGGCGATCGCGGGCGCAGTTATACTAATAGTCTATTTACCGTCAACAGCCAAGGCGAAATTACCAGCCGCTACGATAAATCCAAGTTAGTACCTTTAGGTGAATATATTCCCTTTGAGGGCATTATTGGCGGTTTGGTACAACGTTTGTCACCCCTGGATGAACACCAAGTTCATGGTTCACCCAACCAAATTTTTGATACTCCATTCGGTCGGGCGATCGTCGGTATTTGTTATGAGTCAGCCTTCCCGGAAGTATTTCGTAGTCAAGCGGCGGCGGGTGGACAATTTATCCTCAGTTCTTCCAACGATGCCCATTACAGTGCTGCTATGCCATTCCAGCATCATGCACAAGATATCATGAGGGCGATTGAAACAGATAGATGGTCAGCACGGGCAACAAATACAGGATATTCAGCTTTTGTTGATCCCCACGGTAGAACCTTGTGGATATCTGGATACAACACCTACGAAACTCATGCAGAAACTATCTATCGTCGCCAGACACAAAATTTATACGTGCGCTGGGGTGATTGGTTCACACCTTTATTAGTAGGGTTAAGTTTTTTAGGCTGGAGTCTAAATATCTTCTGGCGGAATGATGCCAACGCTAATTCTAAACTAAGATGA
- the gyrA gene encoding DNA topoisomerase (ATP-hydrolyzing) subunit A — MTTSQERIIPTDLRNEMSRSYLEYAMSVIVGRALPDARDGLKPVHRRILYAMHELGLTHDRPFKKCARVVGEVLGKYHPHGDTAVYDALVRMAQDFSMRSPLVNGHGNFGSVDNDPPAAMRYTECRLQALTSSALLQDIESETVDFADNFDGSQQEPTVLPSRIPQLLLNGSSGIAVGMATNIPPHNLGELIDGVVAVIHNPEITDLQLMQYIHGPDFPTGAQILGVGAIKEAYTTGRGSITMRGVANIETIEHRGRPDREAIIITELPYQTNKAALIEKIAELVNDKRIEGIADIRDESDRDGMRIVIELKRDAYPRVVLNNLYKQTPLQANFGANMLALVNGEPQILNLKQFLNVFLDFRIESITRRTRYELRKAEERDHLLQGLLIALSHLDAIINLIRGASDTPTAKGELITTYMLSEVQADAILQMQLRRLTALEADKIRLEHEDLQTQIADLQDILARRERILEIIETEITQIKTSFATPRRTVITHAEGEIDERDLIANEKAIILLTQQGYIKRMPVNTFEAQSRATRGKAAAKVKDDDTIEHFLTCCDHDSVLFFSDRGVVYCLKAYQIPLGSRTSRGTPIVQLLPIPKEEKITSIVPVDEFTSEEYLVMLTKGGNIKKTELAAFSNIRANGLIAISLEEGDQLRWVRRARVEDSIIVGSRLGMAIHFRCTHEQLRPLGRATRGVKSMKLKKGDELVGMDILPAAILDTLNTEEPDIDDIETEDIETAVETTEVLETLENLEAVEVSSTASVGPWVLVITMGGYGKRVPVSQFRLQNRAGQGLMATKFKNRKTKDKLATLGIVNSDNEIMMVTNRGIIIRQAVNAISIQSRSATGVRVQRLDEDDAITGVAIVPPDTGDEEEAE, encoded by the coding sequence ATGACAACCTCACAGGAGAGGATTATCCCGACGGATCTGCGGAACGAAATGTCCCGGTCTTATCTGGAATACGCCATGAGTGTGATAGTGGGTAGGGCGCTACCAGATGCCAGGGATGGTCTAAAACCTGTGCATCGTCGCATCCTCTACGCCATGCACGAATTGGGTTTAACCCACGATCGCCCTTTTAAGAAATGCGCCCGTGTGGTCGGGGAAGTGTTGGGTAAATATCACCCCCACGGCGACACAGCAGTATATGATGCCTTGGTGCGGATGGCGCAGGATTTTTCCATGCGATCGCCCTTAGTCAACGGACATGGTAACTTCGGTTCTGTAGATAACGATCCCCCGGCGGCAATGCGTTATACAGAATGTCGCCTACAAGCCCTAACCAGTTCCGCCCTCCTCCAAGACATCGAATCAGAAACAGTAGATTTTGCTGATAACTTCGATGGTTCCCAACAAGAACCCACAGTTTTGCCATCTCGTATTCCCCAGTTACTACTAAATGGTTCTTCGGGGATCGCAGTGGGGATGGCGACCAATATTCCTCCTCATAACTTAGGAGAATTAATTGATGGGGTGGTAGCAGTGATTCACAATCCAGAAATCACTGACCTGCAATTAATGCAATACATCCACGGGCCAGACTTTCCTACGGGGGCGCAAATTCTGGGGGTGGGAGCGATTAAAGAAGCCTACACCACAGGGCGCGGTTCCATCACCATGCGTGGTGTGGCCAATATCGAAACCATTGAACACAGGGGAAGACCAGACCGAGAAGCAATCATCATTACTGAGTTGCCATATCAAACCAACAAAGCCGCACTAATTGAGAAAATAGCGGAGTTGGTGAACGACAAACGGATTGAAGGCATTGCAGATATCCGAGATGAAAGCGATCGCGACGGAATGCGAATTGTCATCGAACTCAAGCGTGATGCCTATCCCCGCGTAGTCCTTAATAACCTTTATAAGCAAACGCCTCTACAAGCCAACTTCGGGGCCAATATGCTGGCCTTGGTGAATGGTGAACCCCAAATTCTCAACCTCAAACAATTCTTAAACGTCTTCCTCGATTTCCGCATCGAATCCATTACCAGACGCACCCGCTACGAACTGCGAAAAGCGGAAGAACGGGATCATCTTTTACAAGGGTTATTAATTGCCCTATCTCATTTAGATGCAATTATTAACTTGATTCGTGGTGCTTCCGATACACCCACAGCTAAAGGGGAGTTAATCACCACCTATATGCTTTCGGAAGTCCAAGCCGACGCAATTTTACAGATGCAGTTGCGCCGTTTGACTGCCTTAGAAGCCGACAAAATCCGCCTAGAACACGAAGATTTACAAACCCAAATTGCCGATTTACAAGATATTTTGGCACGGCGGGAACGGATACTGGAAATCATCGAAACCGAAATCACCCAAATCAAAACCAGCTTTGCCACACCTAGACGTACCGTAATTACCCACGCCGAGGGTGAAATAGATGAGCGTGACCTCATCGCCAACGAAAAAGCAATTATCCTCCTGACACAACAAGGTTACATCAAACGGATGCCAGTCAACACCTTTGAAGCACAAAGCCGTGCTACCAGAGGTAAAGCCGCCGCTAAGGTAAAAGATGATGACACCATTGAGCATTTCTTGACTTGTTGTGACCATGACAGCGTGCTATTTTTTAGCGATCGCGGTGTCGTCTATTGCCTCAAAGCCTATCAAATACCCTTGGGTTCCCGCACCAGTAGGGGTACGCCCATTGTCCAATTATTACCCATTCCCAAAGAAGAAAAAATCACCTCCATTGTCCCTGTGGATGAGTTTACCAGTGAAGAATATCTGGTCATGCTCACCAAAGGCGGCAACATCAAGAAAACCGAATTGGCAGCATTTAGTAATATCCGCGCCAATGGGTTGATTGCTATTTCCTTAGAAGAAGGCGACCAACTGCGATGGGTACGCCGCGCTAGAGTTGAGGACAGCATTATTGTTGGCTCTCGTTTAGGTATGGCAATTCACTTTAGATGTACCCACGAACAACTCCGTCCTCTAGGTAGGGCAACCCGTGGAGTGAAATCCATGAAACTGAAAAAAGGCGATGAACTGGTAGGGATGGATATTCTACCGGCAGCAATTCTCGATACGTTAAACACTGAAGAACCAGACATCGACGATATCGAAACAGAAGACATCGAAACCGCCGTAGAAACAACAGAAGTCTTAGAAACTTTAGAAAACCTAGAAGCTGTAGAAGTATCTAGCACTGCCAGTGTCGGGCCTTGGGTGTTAGTCATCACAATGGGAGGCTATGGCAAGCGCGTACCAGTCAGCCAATTCCGCCTGCAAAATCGTGCTGGACAAGGTTTAATGGCGACTAAATTCAAAAATCGCAAAACCAAAGACAAATTAGCCACCCTTGGTATTGTCAACAGCGATAACGAAATCATGATGGTGACAAATCGCGGGATCATTATACGCCAAGCTGTCAACGCAATTTCCATTCAATCGCGATCGGCAACAGGTGTTAGAGTCCAACGCCTAGATGAAGATGACGCAATTACTGGAGTAGCTATAGTTCCCCCCGACACTGGTGATGAGGAAGAAGCTGAGTAA
- a CDS encoding mucoidy inhibitor MuiA family protein, whose amino-acid sequence MVNPEETPSWRTTVHSQIVAVTVYSDKALVTRKGKVSLSGTERELVINSLPVTLETDSVRVSGAGTVGVRLLGVNCDRIYTTEPVAERAAHLNRQIQQLETEKRHLQAQVDALSLQAKFIEGLREKTEEPFAQSLSRKNLSLSETLDFLNFLGSQYSEYAIASGECKSQQQELDKQIQALRASLQMIQTPHPQESVSLIALIEAMGEGEFDLEVSYVVNHASWTPLYDLRLNSTNKTVNLSYLAEVNQNTGEDWLDVALTLSTAKPGLGTLPPKLKPWYIDAPTPQVWRSRRQLAASPSLPTISTTTVPSGAGIPAEDEAETADDSLISAENIAAEVSKEGSIVTFKLHGGGNIPSDGTPHKITIFHDDYPCNFNYVAMPRLVSFAYLEANVKNSSDGVTLLPGKANIFRDEMYVGITQLENVAPGQEFKLNLGIDEGLKIERDLVERQVDKKLIGNQRRTTYGYRLIITNLLNQETQLQLTEQLPVSRNEQIKVRLNRSNPPTQLGEMGILEWKLTIPPQVKQEVSYQFTVEHPPELTVVGLNI is encoded by the coding sequence GTGGTTAACCCGGAAGAAACACCATCTTGGCGAACAACAGTACACAGTCAGATTGTAGCGGTGACAGTTTACAGTGACAAAGCCTTAGTTACACGAAAGGGTAAGGTTTCCTTATCAGGAACGGAACGAGAATTGGTGATTAATTCACTGCCAGTAACTCTAGAAACTGATTCTGTTCGGGTTAGTGGTGCAGGTACAGTAGGGGTGCGCTTGTTGGGAGTAAACTGCGATCGCATCTATACCACTGAACCTGTGGCCGAACGAGCCGCCCATTTAAATCGGCAAATTCAGCAATTAGAAACGGAAAAACGCCATCTGCAAGCCCAGGTAGATGCTTTATCTTTACAAGCTAAGTTTATTGAAGGTTTACGGGAAAAGACAGAAGAACCGTTTGCTCAAAGCCTATCGCGGAAAAATCTCAGCCTCAGCGAAACTCTAGATTTTCTCAACTTTTTAGGCAGCCAGTACAGCGAATATGCGATCGCCTCTGGGGAATGTAAAAGCCAACAACAAGAATTAGACAAGCAAATACAAGCACTCCGCGCCTCTTTGCAGATGATCCAAACACCCCATCCCCAAGAAAGTGTGAGTTTGATTGCACTAATTGAAGCTATGGGGGAAGGTGAATTTGATCTGGAAGTGTCTTACGTGGTGAATCATGCCAGTTGGACTCCCTTATATGACTTACGGTTAAATAGTACAAATAAGACCGTAAATTTGAGTTACCTTGCTGAAGTCAACCAAAATACAGGGGAAGATTGGCTAGATGTGGCACTTACCTTATCTACAGCCAAACCAGGATTAGGTACACTACCACCCAAACTCAAACCTTGGTATATTGACGCACCAACTCCTCAAGTATGGCGATCGCGACGACAATTAGCCGCCAGCCCTTCTTTGCCCACCATATCAACTACGACTGTTCCATCTGGGGCAGGAATTCCCGCAGAAGATGAAGCAGAAACAGCCGATGATAGTTTGATTTCAGCAGAAAATATCGCGGCGGAGGTCTCCAAAGAAGGAAGTATCGTCACATTTAAACTTCATGGTGGTGGTAATATTCCTAGTGATGGCACACCTCATAAAATCACAATTTTTCATGATGATTACCCTTGTAATTTTAATTATGTAGCAATGCCACGCTTGGTTAGTTTTGCGTATCTGGAAGCTAATGTAAAAAACAGTTCTGATGGCGTGACTTTATTACCTGGTAAAGCCAATATTTTCCGTGATGAAATGTATGTTGGAATCACTCAATTAGAAAATGTTGCCCCAGGACAAGAATTTAAACTCAACTTAGGAATTGATGAAGGTTTAAAAATTGAACGGGATCTAGTTGAGCGTCAAGTAGATAAAAAACTTATCGGTAATCAACGCCGCACCACTTATGGTTATCGTCTGATAATTACTAACTTACTCAATCAAGAAACTCAGTTGCAATTAACTGAACAATTACCCGTAAGCCGCAATGAACAAATTAAAGTCCGCCTCAACCGCAGCAACCCTCCAACTCAACTAGGTGAAATGGGTATTTTAGAATGGAAACTAACTATCCCACCCCAAGTAAAACAAGAAGTATCTTATCAGTTTACTGTTGAGCATCCACCAGAGTTAACAGTTGTTGGATTAAATATTTAA
- a CDS encoding LysR family transcriptional regulator: MNQATLHQLKVFEAAARHGSFTRAAEELFLTQPTVSMQIKQLTKSVGLPLFEQVGKRLYLTEAGRELFATCRQIFETIAQFEMKVADLKGLKQGQLRLAVITTAKYFIPRLLGPFCQLYPGIDISLQVTNHERILERMMSNMDDLYIMSQVPEHLDVTSQPFLDNPLVVFAPANHPLAQEKNIPIQRLSSEPFIMREPGSGTRRAVQNLLEEQGVSVKVKLELGSNEAIKQAIAGGLGISVLSRHTLLSDAAEFSILDVQHFPIKRTWYMVYPSGKQLSIVARTYYEYLLDAAKKFVEQTEQLNIPVAVPEYSVVE; encoded by the coding sequence TTGAACCAAGCAACGCTACACCAGTTGAAGGTGTTCGAGGCTGCGGCACGGCACGGTAGCTTTACTCGTGCTGCTGAGGAGTTATTTCTCACCCAACCTACCGTCTCCATGCAAATCAAGCAGCTGACAAAATCTGTAGGTTTACCACTATTTGAGCAGGTGGGAAAGCGCTTATATTTGACCGAAGCGGGACGAGAATTATTCGCAACCTGTCGGCAGATCTTTGAGACAATAGCCCAGTTTGAGATGAAAGTAGCTGATTTAAAAGGGCTAAAACAAGGGCAATTAAGATTAGCAGTAATTACCACTGCTAAATATTTTATTCCCCGCTTATTGGGGCCTTTTTGCCAACTTTATCCAGGCATTGACATTTCCTTGCAAGTCACAAACCACGAACGCATCCTAGAGCGGATGATGAGTAACATGGATGACTTGTATATTATGAGTCAAGTCCCAGAGCATTTGGATGTAACTAGTCAGCCATTTTTAGATAATCCTTTAGTAGTATTTGCTCCTGCAAATCATCCACTAGCACAAGAAAAAAATATTCCCATACAACGGTTGTCCAGTGAACCCTTTATTATGCGGGAACCGGGTTCGGGAACACGCCGTGCTGTACAAAATCTACTGGAAGAACAAGGTGTTTCCGTCAAAGTGAAGCTGGAATTAGGTAGTAATGAGGCAATCAAACAAGCGATCGCCGGTGGACTAGGAATTTCTGTTTTATCTCGACATACCCTATTATCTGATGCCGCCGAATTCAGCATTCTGGACGTGCAGCACTTCCCCATTAAGCGGACTTGGTACATGGTTTACCCATCGGGTAAACAGTTATCGATTGTGGCTCGTACCTACTATGAGTATCTGCTAGATGCAGCCAAAAAGTTTGTAGAGCAAACAGAGCAACTAAATATCCCTGTTGCTGTGCCTGAGTATAGTGTGGTTGAGTAA